One segment of Salvia splendens isolate huo1 chromosome 20, SspV2, whole genome shotgun sequence DNA contains the following:
- the LOC121782610 gene encoding putative methylesterase 12, chloroplastic: protein MGNKFICMSKKDTKNGGIGSRSKRGNLSKRRSSIDEELLHKQALALAIHQHQLSQRFDNGSMSRRLGSTSSRRRATTLSDPFATTDAKPLPECLENIKTKKFVLVHGEGFGAWCWYKSIALLEESGLLPVALDLAGCGIDTTDAKNVTTLAEYSKPLIDFLQNLPEDEKVILVGHSSGGACISYALEHLPDKISKAIYLCGTMIADGHRPFDVFAEELGSEELFSPDSKFVIYGNGKDNPPTGFMFEKQHLQGLYFNHSPTKDVALAMVSIRPIPLGPMMEKLSLSAEKYGTGRRFYIQTLDDNALSPDVQEKLVRENPPEGVFKIKGSDHCPFFSKPQALHKILLEIAQIA from the exons ATGGGGAATAAATTCATCTGCATGAGCAAGAAAGACACCAAGAACGGTGGGATTGGATCAAGAAGCAAAAGGGGCAATCTTTCAAAGAGGAGGAGTTCCATCGATGAAGAATTGCTCCACAAGCAAGCTCTAGCTTTGGCGATTCACCAGCATCAGCTCTCTCAAAGATTTGACAATGGCTCCATGTCCCGCCGCCTCGGATCCACCTCCTCCCGCCGCCGCGCCACCACTTTGTCCGACCCTTTTGCTACCACTGATGCTAAGCCG TTGCCGGAATGTTTGGAGAATATCAAGACGAAGAAGTTTGTTTTGGTGCACGGTGAAGGATTCGGAGCTTGGTGTTGGTATAAAAGCATTGCTCTGCTTGAGGAATCTGGACTGCTTCCAGTCGCCTTGGATCTAGCTGGATGTGGAATCGACACAACGGATGCCAAGAATGTTACGACACTAGCAGAGTACTCCAAGCCTTTGATCGATTTTTTGCAGAATTTGCCCGAGGACGAAAAG GTGATATTAGTTGGCCACAGTAGCGGAGGTGCTTGCATCTCCTACGCGTTAGAGCACCTTCCCGACAAAATCTCAAAAGCCATTTACCTCTGTGGCACAATGATAGCGGACGGGCATAGACCTTTCGATGTGTTTGCTGAAGAG CTCGGTTCCGAGGAACTCTTTTCACCGGATTCAAAATTTGTTATATACGGAAATGGTAAAGACAACCCCCCGACCGGATTCATGTTCGAGAAGCAGCATCTACAAGGGCTGTATTTCAACCATTCTCCTACAAAG GATGTTGCTTTGGCAATGGTTTCCATCAGGCCTATCCCTCTTGGTCCAATGATGGAGAAGCTGTCTCTATCAGCCGAGAAATACGGGACAGGCAGGCGATTCTACATTCAAACGTTGGACGATAATGCCCTTTCGCCCGACGTCCAAGAAAAGCTGGTAAGAGAAAACCCTCCAGAAGGAGTTTTCAAGATCAAAGGCAGTGATCACTGCCCTTTCTTCTCAAAGCCTCAAGCTTTACATAAGATCTTGCTTGAAATAGCTCAAATTGCTTAG
- the LOC121782609 gene encoding esterase AGAP003155-like, whose product MGGGGAEIKSARKLRLMCLHGFRTSGEIIRKQLTAKWPESVLDKLELVFADAPFPCQGKSQVEGIFYPPYYEWFQFNKEFTEYVNFDECLAYIEDYMIKHGPFDGLLGFSQGAILSVALAGMQANGVALTRVPKIKLVVIISGAKFRNPSIIEKTYSAPIQCRSVHFIGDQDFLKEYGTELLDSFVDPVVIRHPNGHTIPRFDEEGLKSMLTFLERMQKEVIEQKQEISLQNDDVEECLI is encoded by the exons ATGGGAGGAGGAGGTGCAGAGATAAAAAGTGCGAGGAAATTGAGATTGATGTGCCTCCATGGATTCCGCACCAGCGGCGAAATCATCAGGAAACAACTCACCGCAAAATGGCCGGAATCTGTGCTCGATAAATTGGAACTTGTATTCGCCGACGCCCCTTTTCCTTGCCAAGGAAAATCCCAAGTTGAAGGAATTTTTTATCCTCCTTATTATGAGTGGTTCCAATTCAATAAG GAATTTACGGAATATGTGAACTTTGATGAGTGCCTTGCCTACATAGAAGATTACATGATCAAGCATGGCCCATTTGATGGACTTCTTGGTTTTTCACAG GGTGCGATTCTATCGGTTGCATTGGCCGGAATGCAAGCGAAC GGCGTGGCTCTCACGAGGGTGCCTAAGATTAAACTCGTGGTAATAATATCAGGCGCGAAGTTTAGAAATCCATCTATAATAGAAAAAACTTATTCTGCACCAATTCAATGTCGGTCTGTTCACTTCATAG GGGACCAAGACTTCTTGAAGGAGTATGGGACCGAGCTACTCGACTCGTTCGTTGATCCTGTGGTGATCCGTCATCCCAATGGCCATACCATACCGAGATTCG ATGAGGAAGGTTTGAAGagcatgctaacttttcttgaGAGGATGCAGAAGGAAGTTATTgaacaaaaacaagaaattagTTTACAAAATGATGATGTTGAAGAGTGTTTGATATGA
- the LOC121781414 gene encoding immune-associated nucleotide-binding protein 8-like, which translates to MEHHDSDSPASSESPAPHFPIGGSTPMSTAMSQMPGMMPQSQMPPGMMPQYSNMYPQWYGMMPQMPERHLHSTVLPDERILNVIVTPGLFDSTVESNTMAKEIAHCITLAKDGIHAVLLILSLRSLFSQEEASAFECLCQIFGPKKLTLDDFLANNQLKNTRVGIELLCLIIGQKMKTRSVGRGRSFSLL; encoded by the exons atggagcaccacgatagcgattccccTGCCTCGAGCGAGTCACCGGCGCCGCATTTTCCCATCGGCGGGAGTACGCCGATGTCCACTGCGATGTctcaaatgccggggatgatgccccaatctCAAATGCCACCTGGTATGATGCCCCAGTACTCCAACATGTACCCGcagtggtatgggatgatgcctCAGATGCCCGAG CGCCACCTCCACTCCACCGTCTTACCCGATGAACGCATTCTCAACGTTATCGTTACCCCCG GGTTGTTCGATTCCACCGTCGAATCAAATaccatggccaaggagattgcaCACTGTATCACTCTGGCCAAAGATGGAATCCACGCCGTTCTGCTCATTCTCTCACTGAGAAGCCTCTTTTCTCAAGAGGAGGCCTCTGCTTTTGAGTGCCTCTGCCAAATATTTGGCCCGAAGAAATTGACATTGGATGATTTCTTGGCAAATAATCAATTGAAG AATACTCGTGTGGGAATCGAACTATTGTGTTTGATAATTGGACAGAAGATGAAGACAAGATCAGTAGGCAGAGGGAGGAGCTTCTCTCTCTTGTAG